Proteins from one Penicillium digitatum chromosome 2, complete sequence genomic window:
- a CDS encoding Amino-acid acetyltransferase, mitochondrial, producing the protein MHSTISSRTLNWSRTAKSSLVKQHLVRPSDPIAACPAQALNVRTQIAEFSGSSERKDHLGHRAKEKLLDRDFFLSLLNSASTKREAKSYLARLKARPDKSSQESTPMVPNGSVSASLPPGVNLGSFYGASRAVYDSPVFRQDTTPTPRAQDIPERLHLALIKITTPQLLDDIVINGVAKTLSQLTRLGMACCVVVDPGKMDGPAARQTAIEQANRVSAAVDEQPDSKSFRLDSVLSISQRGSGAPRVLSRKVLLSALRGGHVVLIPPVAYTEETPRAVTISANDAALALTKEFAGLSLNPDPDEDPTVTADIISTLQREVSLDRIVVLDALGGIPAFKGPQSSHVFINMEQEFEQITDELSQARNSVSNNDSKATPTFDSNPLSKFFNRGLVSPSRPPASGQSPGAEVMEEALNGHLENLRLAQQALAMLPSASSGIITSPQEVSYSARSPHEAVSDLSAVGTRRQRNPLIHHLLTDKPLLSSSLPPGRRGTPNGIRSTAASPITSHTTFVKRGMPLTILPNPYTKPWTAQVQPRLGLNDPTIDLPRLVNLIEDSFDRKLDVQNYLERVNSRIAGVIIAGEYEGGAILTWELPPGVPDDGSQASAARMVPYLDKFAVLKRSQGAGGVADVVFNAMVRTCFPHGVCWRSRIDNPVNKWYFERSLGTWKLADSNWAMFWTTPGLVEDTQRFQDYEVVCRSIQPSWADTKSVID; encoded by the exons ATGCACTCAACCATTAGCTCCCGAACTTTGAACTGGTCTCGAACGGCCAAATCCTCATTAGTCAAG CAACATCTCGTTCGTCCTAGTGACCCCATTGCGGCGTGCCCGGCACAGGCGCTGAATGTCCGAACTCAGATCGCCGAGTTCTCGGGCAGCAGCGAAAGGAAAGATCATCTCGGCCACCGCGCAAAGGAGAAATTGCTCGATCGG GACTTCTTTCTCAGCCTTCTGAACTCTGCGTCAACTAAGCGTGAAGCCAAGTCGTACCTAGCTCGGCTAAAGGCCCGCCCCGACAAATCGAGCCAGGAATCTACACCCATGGTCCCAAACGGGTCCGTATCAGCATCTCTCCCCCCTGGTGTCAATTTGGGCTCGTTCTATGGTGCTTCCAGGGCGGTGTACGACAGTCCTGTCTTCCGGCAAGATACAACTCCTACTCCGCGCGCGCAAGATATACCCGAAAGGCTGCACTTGGCGCTGATCAAAATCACCACCCCGCAACTACTCGATGATATCGTGATCAATGGAGTGGCTAAGACCCTGTCGCAGCTCACCCGTTTGGGGATGGCATGCTGCGTGGTTGTCGATCCCGGAAAGATGGACGGCCCTGCCGCGCGACAAACCGCCATTGAGCAGGCGAACCGGGTATCGGCGGCAGTCGATGAGCAACCTGACTCGAAATCCTTCAGACTGGACTCGGTATTGTCGATATCACAACGGGGGTCTGGTGCACCCAGGGTGCTCTCGCGAAAGGTGCTCTTGAGTGCCCTTCGGGGTGGTCATGTGGTTCTTATTCCTCCCGTCGCCTATACGGAGGAAACCCCACGAGCTGTCACCATTTCAGCTAACGATGCGGCCCTTGCACTAACGAAAGAGTTCGCGGGATTGTCGTTAAATCCAGACCCGGACGAAGATCCTACAGTCACGGCCGACATTATCAGCACCCTGCAAAGGGAGGTCTCACTGGACCGCATCGTTGTTCTTGATGCTCTTGGGGGTATTCCGGCTTTCAAGGGCCCCCAATCATCGCACGTTTTCATCAACATGGAGCAAGAGTTTGAGCAAATTACCGATGAGCTTTCCCAAGCACGAAACTCCGTTTCAAACAATGATTCAAAAGCAACCCCAACTTTCGACAGCAATCCACTGTCAAAATTTTTCAATCGCGGGCTTGTCTCTCCCAGCCGACCTCCCGCGTCTGGTCAATCACCGGGTGCCGAGGTGATGGAGGAGGCACTCAATGGCCATTTAGAGAATCTCCGCTTAGCCCAACAAGCATTAGCCATGCTACCATCAGCATCGTCAGGCATCATCACATCCCCACAAGAAGTTTCCTACTCAGCTCGTTCACCGCATGAGGCAGTCTCCGACTTGTCAGCAGTCGGGACCCGTCGACAGCGCAACCCGTTGATCCACCACCTCCTCACTGACAAGCCTCTACTATCATCCTCTCTACCCCCAGGTCGACGCGGTACTCCCAATGGCATCAGGTCCACCGCAGCTAGCCCGATAACCTCTCACACGACCTTCGTCAAACGTGGAATGCCTCTTACGATCCTCCCAAACCCCTACACAAAACCCTGGACAGCCCAGGTCCAACCACGACTAGGGCTGAACGACCCAACCATCGACCTTCCCCGCTTAGTCAACCTAATCGAAGACTCCTTTGACCGCAAGCTCGATGTCCAAAACTATCTCGAGCGAGTGAACAGCCGTATCGCTGGTGTCATCATTGCCGGCGAGTACGAAGGCGGCGCAATCCTCACCTGGGAATTACCGCCGGGCGTACCAGACGACGGAAGCCAAGCTAGTGCCGCACGCATGGTGCCCTATCTGGATAAATTTGCCGTGCTCAAGCGCAGCCAGGGGGCGGGCGGTGTCGCGGACGTTGTGTTCAATGCGATGGTGCGCACATGTTTCCCCCATGGAGTCTGCTGGCGTAGTCGGATAGACAACCCGGTTAACAAATGGTACTTCGAGCGTTCTTTAGGAACATGGAAGCTGGCAGATAGTAACTGGGCGATGTTCTGGACCACGCCCGGGCTAGTGGAGGATACTCAGCGCTTTCAGGACTATGAGGTTGTTTGTCGGTCTATTCAGCCTAGCTGGGCTGATACGAAAAGCGTCATTGACTGA
- a CDS encoding Acetyltransferase, GNAT family: MCGEHGPECSTDKFLYFIGTYRPSPPLQKVPFSTSTSSGNHPGTSLKHLELSRSNCQILSNPKFTSLVFATKPGTPCTPIGRGTLVWSHPRKFRSLPLQQLWPPISQFLFQSPTMSDQSEYLSESMSGQDNGLRPLSNADDFSLGTPDNSDLSRIMSRAGIQLANGFPIDDDEDDDDDDEVDEDYATVDQDDDANDFPYWFRRPPSHNRTKLDDLHPFVQLLSASNVEDCVKVEEAFPEQERCSYDKFVYRLTRCPELSLGLFTLPLLAEGETKPRPTLVGHIIATRTSELLVTDRSMRLPANWKNERWSIEDGQPVGHEEGGNTIAIHSLAVDPKHQGKQVGSTLMKSYIHRIREAQIAERIAIIVHDHLIPFYESFGFESHGPSKCQFGGGGWVDMILEFGPEPLEE, from the exons ATGTGTGGCGAACACGGGCCAGAATGCAGTACTGATAAGTTCCTGTACTTTATCGGAACTTATCGCCCTTCCCCCCCACTGCAAAAAGTTCCCTTCTCCACGAGTACTTCGTCTGGAAACCACCCGGGGACGTCTCTCAAACATCTGGAGTTATCACGGTCAAATTGTCAAATATTGTCAAATCCCAA ATTCACATCCCTCGTCTTCGCCACCAAGCCGGGAACCCCCTGCACTCCAATTGGTCGTGGCACATTAGTCTGGTCTCACCCTCGGAAATTTCGATCCTTGCCGCTACAGCAGCTCTGGCCTCCGATTTCCCAGTTCCTTTTTCAATCGCCCACTATGTCCGATCAGAGTGAATATCTCTCTGAGTCCATGTCTGGCCAGGATAACGGGTTGAGGCCACTATCCAATGCGGATGACTTCTCCCTCGGAACCCCCGACAACAGCGATTTATCACGTATCATGAGCCGTGCTGGCATTCAACTAGCCAACGGGTTTCcaattgatgatgatgaggacgatgacgacgacgacgaagTGGATGAGGACTATGCTACGGTTGATCAGGATGACGACGCAAACGATTTCCCATACTGGTTCCGCCGCCCACCCTCGCACAACCGCACAAAGCTAGATGACCTGCATCCTTTCGTCCAATTGCTCTCCGCATCTAATGTGGAAGATTGTGTGAAAGTAGAGGAAGCTTTCCCCGAGCAGGAGCGTTGCTCTTATGACAAG TTCGTATACCGTCTCACCAGATGCCCCGAGCTTAGCTTGGGCCTCTTCACTCTTCCGTTGCTCGCAGAAGGAGAAACCAAACCCCGCCCAACGCTCGTTGGACACATCATTGCCACCCGTACTTCGGAGCTTCTTGTGACAGACCGGTCGATGCGACTTCCGGCCAACTGGAAAAACGAGCGTTGGTCCATTGAGGATGGACAACCCGTTGGCCACGAAGAAGGTGGCAACACCATTGCTATTCATTCGCTTGCTGTGGACCCAAAGCACCAGGGTAAGCAGGTCGGAAGCACATTGATGAAGTCATATATCCACCGTATTAGAGAGGCCCAGATTGCTGAGCGCATCGCGATCATTGTACACGATCACCTGATCCCCTTCTACGAGTCATTTGGCTTCGAGTCCCATGGCCCTAGCAAGTGCCAGTtcggtggtggtggctggGTTGATATG ATCCTGGAGTTTGGACCCGAGCCTCTTGAGGAGTAA
- a CDS encoding Nucleolar GTP-binding protein (Nog1), putative, which translates to MKTTWKDIAPVPTHQEFLDIVLSRTQRQLPTQIRAGFKISRIRGFYTRKVKYTQETFGEKFQHILDGFPRLQDIHPFHKDLMNTLYDADHFRIALGQVSTAKHLIETVSRDYVRLIKYAQSLFQCKQLKRAALGRMATITRRLKDPLVYLEQVRQHLGRLPSIDPNTRTLLICGYPNVGKSSFLRNITRADVDVQPYAFTTKSLFVGHFDYKYLRFQAIDTPGILDHPLEEMNTIEMQSITAVAHLRSAILYFMDLSEQCGYSVGDQIKLFHSIKPLFANKIVFIVVNKIDVRRPEELEPEYQEQLQEILKAEDVEMLQASCTTTEGVTAVKNAACDKLLAERVSQKLKSGSSAATPGSRLGDVLSRIHVAQPMGGLRETFIPEAVKDLKKYDKNDPNRRRLERDIEEENGGAGVYNFDMQRDYTLGNEEWNHDKIPEVWKGKNIYDFVDPDIESKLAALEEEEEKLEADGYYESDESVEDAEDADNRLKADLIREKRVLMRNEAKMRKSLKNRAPIPRSAKSKKLSEMSRGLDSAGYDNDAASSRARAANQPRGRTTIREPTADPDAMDVDDNPHKALARAKSRARSTPATNRRLDGITTFSNRDKAERMAKLGQKKMNRMARAGEADRHTTASLEKHLFSGKRGMGKTDRR; encoded by the exons ATGAAGACAACATGGAAGGAT ATTGCGCCTGTGCCGACACACCAGGAATTTCTGGATATTGTCCTGAGTCGCACTCAGAGACAGCTTCCCACACAGATTCGTGCTGGTTTCAAGATCAGCCGTATCAGAG GATTCTACACCAGAAAGGTCAAATATACACAGGAGACTTTCGGTGAGAAGTTCCAGCACATCCTCGATGGATTTCCTCGCCTTCAGGATATCCATCCTTTCC ATAAGGACTTGATGAACACTCTTTACGATGCCGACCACTTCCGTATCGCCCTTGGTCAAGTCTCGACCGCCAAGCACCTGATTGAAACCGTTTCTCGCGACTACGTCCGTCTCATCAAGTATGCGCAGTCTCTGTTCCAGTGCAAGCAGCTCAAGCGTGCTGCCCTCGGTCGCATGGCAACAATCACCCGCCGCCTGAAGGACCCCCTCGTCTACCTGGAGCAGGTCCGCCAGCACTTGGGTCGTCTGCCTTCGATCGACCCCAACACTCGTACTCTCCTGATCTGTGGATACCCCAACGTCGGAAAGTCCAGCTTCCTGCGCAACATCACCCGCGCAGACGTCGACGTTCAACCTTACGCATTCACCACTAAGAGTTTGTTTGTGGGCCATTTCGATTACAAATACCTCCGTTTCCAGGCCATTGATACCCCCGGAATCCTGGACCACCCTCTGGAGGAGATGAACACCATTGAAATGCAATCGATCACCGCTGTTGCTCACCTACGCTCCGCCATCCTCTACTTCATGGACCTTTCCGAGCAGTGTGGATACTCCGTCGGCGACCAGATCAAGCTTTTCCACAGCATCAAGCCCTTATTCGCCAACAAAATTGTCTTTATTGTTGTCAACAAAATTGATGTGCGCCGTCCGGAAGAACTAGAGCCTGAGTACCAGGAGCAGCTGCAGGAGATCCTCAAGGCAGAGGATGTTGAGATGCTGCAGGCTTCTTGTACTACCACCGAAGGCGTGACTGCCGTCAAGAACGCCGCCTGCGACAAGCTCCTCGCTGAGCGAGTCTCCCAGAAGCTCAAGTCCGGCTCCAGCGCTGCCACCCCCGGCAGCCGTCTCGGAGACGTTTTGTCCCGTATTCACGTGGCTCAGCCTATGGGCGGTCTGCGCGAGACGTTCATTCCCGAAGCCGTCAAGGACCTCAAGAAGTACGACAAGAACGACCCCAACCGCCGGAGACTGGAGCGCGACATCGAAGAGGAGAACGGCGGTGCCGGTGTCTACAACTTCGACATGCAGCGCGACTACACCCTTGGAAACGAGGAGTGGAACCACGACAAGATTCCCGAGGTGTGGAAGGGCAAGAATATTTACGACTTTGTGGATCCGGATATCGAGAGCAAGCTTGCTGCCctcgaggaggaagaagagaagctcgAGGCAGATGGCTATTACGAGTCTGACGAGAGCGTGGAGGACGCCGAAGACGCTGACAACCGCTTGAAGGCCGATCTCATCCGCGAAAAGCGCGTGCTGATGCGCAACGAAGCCAAGATGCGCAAGTCGCTCAAGAACCGTGCCCCCATCCCCCGCAGCGCCAAGTCGAAGAAGCTGTCCGAAATGAGCAGGGGCCTGGACTCCGCTGGCTACGACAATGATGCAGCTAGCTCTCGTGCCCGCGCCGCCAACCAGCCTCGCGGCCGCACTACTATCCGTGAGCCTACTGCCGACCCCGACGCTATGGACGTCGACGACAACCCACACAAGGCCCTTGCTCGCGCTAAGAGCCGCGCTCGCAGCACACCGGCAACTAACCGTCGTCTCGACGGTATTACCACCTTCAGCAATCGTGATAAAGCCGAGCGTATGGCTAAGCTGGGccaaaagaagatgaacCGTATGGCTCGTGCTGGTGAGGCTGATCGTCACACAACCGCCTCACTCGAGAAGCACTTG TTCTCTGGAAAGCGTGGTATGGGCAAGACAGATCGTCGTTAG